In Methanococcoides sp. LMO-2, a single window of DNA contains:
- a CDS encoding radical SAM protein encodes MNRYLKVESDELPARFRITKSIPVDFDPLASIEDLWTIHDLEIGKYRELLETIDLKGKNIELPEAQPSLLDLKVGIAERILGNCHLCERRCGVNRRKGEKGFCRLLETSRYASEFLHMGEEPELVPSHTIFFTGCVFACVFCQNWDISTRPESGFVADPENLAGIIEMRRLEGSSNVNFVTPTPHAHCVLKIINRTNVNVPMVWNSNMYHSSEVAKVLEGVIDVYLADFKYGSDECARKYSKVKDYTYVVKRNHEVAYQDAEVIIRHLVMPGHLECCTRPIAEWVASHIPEVRFNLMFQYSPYFRASEYPEIDRRLTSNEKRRAIEIVEEAGLEDVLI; translated from the coding sequence TTGAACCGTTATCTCAAAGTAGAGAGTGATGAACTGCCAGCACGTTTCAGGATCACGAAAAGCATTCCGGTTGACTTCGATCCTTTGGCTTCCATTGAGGATCTCTGGACAATCCATGATCTTGAGATCGGAAAGTATCGGGAGTTACTGGAAACTATCGATCTTAAAGGGAAGAATATTGAACTTCCGGAAGCTCAGCCTTCTCTTCTGGACCTGAAGGTCGGGATAGCTGAGAGAATACTTGGGAATTGTCATCTGTGTGAACGAAGATGTGGTGTAAATCGCAGGAAGGGTGAAAAAGGATTCTGCAGATTGCTTGAGACCTCCAGATATGCATCGGAATTCCTGCACATGGGGGAAGAACCGGAACTTGTGCCTTCACATACGATATTCTTCACAGGTTGCGTCTTTGCCTGTGTTTTCTGTCAGAACTGGGATATATCCACGCGGCCTGAAAGCGGATTCGTTGCAGATCCTGAAAACCTGGCCGGGATCATAGAAATGAGACGACTTGAAGGTTCAAGTAATGTAAATTTTGTAACCCCTACCCCACATGCACATTGTGTTCTGAAGATCATTAACAGAACCAATGTCAATGTTCCGATGGTGTGGAATTCTAACATGTACCATTCATCAGAGGTGGCAAAAGTACTGGAGGGTGTTATCGATGTATATCTTGCTGACTTCAAATATGGGAGTGATGAATGCGCACGAAAGTATTCCAAAGTAAAGGACTATACTTACGTTGTCAAAAGGAATCACGAAGTTGCCTATCAGGATGCAGAGGTCATAATACGTCATCTTGTAATGCCCGGTCATCTGGAATGTTGTACAAGACCGATCGCAGAATGGGTGGCAAGCCATATTCCTGAGGTGCGATTCAATCTGATGTTCCAGTATTCTCCATACTTCAGGGCTTCAGAATATCCTGAGATCGATCGTCGACTTACTTCTAATGAGAAGAGACGTGCAATCGAGATTGTAGAGGAAGCTGGTCTTGAGGATGTTTTGATCTGA